The Brassica oleracea var. oleracea cultivar TO1000 chromosome C6, BOL, whole genome shotgun sequence genomic interval CCATACAACAATCACCAATTCAACAAACAAATAGAATTAGTCAACTTCCATAAGAAAGTAGCCTTCGAATCATATAATGGATATATGCTTACCATCAAATTTATCATTTTGGGCAACAACAACAGGAGATCCCTCAAGCTATATATCACAAGAAAAAAACATCACAATCTTGTCACAAGTTTTTCTATTTGATTCATTCCAAGAAACGGAGACAACCTTGCAGGATAAGAGCTTGATGCAGCAGCCGTTAGGCTGCTCTTCGACCCTGACGAGCAGCACCGGGCAGACTTCGAAGTTGAAGAACTTGAAGGTGTAAACATAGCATCTGAACGTGTTATCATCAACTCTCACAATCCTCTCCGCGTCTAGCACCGAGTACTGACTCGCAGGTAAGCTCATATACTCAACTGCAACAAAAAGAAATCAAATCCGAAATCAAAACAATCCGTTCCAGATTCAGAGTTTCAGATCAAGCTAGTATTTACTTAGAGGTCGTTGGAGCTGGCGAACGGAGACGGATTGTTTCTGACGAGCGACGAATCGAGCTTTCGGGGCGGAGCTCGAGGAGACGCGATTAGGAGTAGAAGAAGAGGTGAGCGAAGGTTTAGGTGGCTCGTCGAAGGATGATGAGCAGGTGATGGTGAATGAGAGAGACGGATTTCGATTGGTCTTCTTCGCCGAGAATGATAAGGAGGCAAGTTTAAGAGTAGCTGAGCTCAACGCCATAGCTGAAACGACGGCGTTTTGAGGATGAGGGGCTGTTTAAGGACTAACGGCTTTTATCAGCTTAAACGCAGAAGCGAAGGAGAGAGAATGGTGATAAGATTATGGGACGACTGAGATCGGGAGGTGGCACCACCATCACCACCAGCTTTTCGCGGCGTATTTTAGCTTGCTGAGGTTATCTCACTATTGTTAAAATACGCCGGATACTGAAGGCAAGCCCAATAAGAGCCCGTTAACTAAATATATAGTCCTTTTGTTTCTGGAAATTACTTAATTGCTGGGCCAACAAGAACTTTTTAACTAGAGAGCCCCGCATGGATCTCCGGTTGAAATTATATGACCAACTACTACAATAGTTTGCAAAAATCTAAATTATGCTAAATAGGAAGTAATTAAAAACTAAAGTATGATGTAAGATTTTTTTGACAGGTATAATGTAACTTGGTAACTGCCTCAAATTTAAATTATGATGCCACGAAAATTATGATGACAAAGTATATACATTGAAGACTAAATACAAAATCACAGGTTGCCACTTCCCATCATAGTAGGACTAAATACAAAATCACATCATAATTAACGAGTGCTTCAGAAGTGCCGTAAGATCTATCTATAGCCTAAATTATTTCTATAGCCCAAATTTTTACTAATCATATTTTGTAAAGAGTTTTTAAAGTAACAAATTTTTTATTTTTTTTTTACCTGTGGAAAGCCATAAATCTAAACACTTATTTTTATTGAATCTTTTAAAATGTACAGTTGATATTCTACATCAAAATTATCTACAGCCTCCACAACAAAAAAATCTACAGTTTTATTTCTAAAGCAAAAATATAAAGCTACAACTCCGATCATCCCAAATATTTCCACTTCATTAATTGATCAATCCAAATCATAAACATGCATTATCATTAATGGTATCTAATCTAACTATCTATTATTGTATTTCGTCAACTTTGATGAACAATTCAAGGGTCGTACAATTCTAAAATGTATTACTCTTTCTGCTTTTAAAAAATATGTTTTATGATTTTCACACTTATTAAACAAAATATCTGATTTTAGTTATCAATACATTATTTTTCGTAGTTAACTATTTTCATAATTTTTAGCAATAAAATTTTAATAAACACAATTATGTTTTCTGAAATTTACAATTTACAATTAATTTATGCATTGAAACTGTAAAAAATATATATTTTTGAAACGAACCTTTTTTTTAAAACATGAATCTTTTGGAAACAGATACTTTGTTTTTCATGCTATAAATTTTTTTTTAACCGTCACTGGGAAAAACAAGAACCACTAGAATATGACGTTTAGGCGTTAACCTCAATTTTAACTAAAAGCCAAATGATTATTTTTGACCCATGATGACTCAGTTTTGTAACTGACATTTTGAATATATAATGTTAGTTTTTTTAAAAAAAAACTTTATTGATTTTGTCACTAGTATTTTGTTTTCGATGTCTGTTTTCAAGTGATGTCAAATTTGGAAAAATAACGTTAAAAGCCGTTTTATTTTCAGTTTCTATTTTCAATTTCTTTTAATTTTTGCACCTTTCAATTTGCTATTAATTACTACTCTATTATTTTAAAAGGTTCTAATAAAACTCAACAAGCGTTATGCAAATATAACTAAACAAACACTTCTTTTTTTCTTTCAAACAAACACTTTTCTTTTTCCAAACAAATACTTGGTTAAGGTAAGACAAAGGTCAAATAAGAAAAGAGTAACATCTCTTTGAGTTTTAATACAAAAAGTAACGTCTTTTGAGTTTGTACAGAAGTTAAGTAGAAACCGTGCTATATATAGAAACATTTGAAACACTCCTCTCAAACTCGAATCAACTTCGTCATCAGAGAAAAATCCCCTTGAGGAATATAGTTTGAATTCTTCTTATTCATACTTCAAGAATTTAAAGATTTAAACTTTTGGGGGTTTTCTGTTTCTAGGGTAGAAAAATCTCATTAAACCATCGGCAATCTCTTGCTCATGGTTTTAGAAGTTGTAGTTTGAATTCTTCTTGTTTATACTTTACAGATGAAGTTTTCACAATTGACAGGAATGGAGAAAGAAATAGTGCAAAATTTGGAGTGGCTTGAAGCTTAGAAAATAGAG includes:
- the LOC106296895 gene encoding uncharacterized protein SYNPCC7002_A1590-like; the protein is MALSSATLKLASLSFSAKKTNRNPSLSFTITCSSSFDEPPKPSLTSSSTPNRVSSSSAPKARFVARQKQSVSVRQLQRPLIEYMSLPASQYSVLDAERIVRVDDNTFRCYVYTFKFFNFEVCPVLLVRVEEQPNGCCIKLLSCKLEGSPVVVAQNDKFDASMVNRVSCDGTQEGSSEQQITSDAVIEVNIEIPFAFRVFPVGAIEATGTQVLDQILRLMLPRFLSQLSKDYQAWASGDTSRQPLGTGEI